Proteins encoded by one window of Halobaculum halobium:
- a CDS encoding rubrerythrin-like domain-containing protein, producing the protein MRQDPYQTGTMRVFECRECSVRVEAAHSPGSCPECGGDLQDISVPRE; encoded by the coding sequence ATGCGTCAAGACCCGTACCAAACCGGTACGATGCGCGTCTTCGAGTGTCGGGAGTGCTCGGTGCGCGTCGAGGCGGCGCACAGTCCGGGATCGTGTCCCGAATGCGGCGGCGACCTGCAGGACATCAGCGTCCCGCGGGAGTGA
- a CDS encoding DUF7097 family protein has translation MERTPDGSPVGVDNPYEFAGRCDHLTSDGRCRFALERAGDDPDFAAGRRRADYACVAAAEDADWRDCPHYRSTTDAKECVRCGLEEVRIAHDERRPLVEEHHLSYGGGASIADGAREPGDGEPDRSPSHEITVGLCRWCHTKVHRSFARVDDDASPDPEAVAERESRRSDELGELGFSSASERYGDE, from the coding sequence ATGGAGCGGACGCCAGACGGGTCACCGGTCGGCGTCGATAATCCGTACGAGTTCGCCGGTCGCTGCGATCACCTGACGAGCGACGGGCGCTGCCGGTTCGCGCTCGAACGCGCGGGCGACGACCCCGATTTCGCCGCGGGCCGCCGCCGCGCGGACTACGCGTGCGTCGCCGCCGCCGAGGACGCGGACTGGCGCGACTGTCCGCACTACCGATCGACGACCGACGCCAAGGAGTGCGTGCGGTGCGGGCTGGAAGAGGTCCGCATCGCCCACGACGAGCGCCGGCCGCTCGTCGAGGAGCACCACCTCTCGTACGGCGGGGGAGCGAGCATCGCCGACGGCGCGCGAGAACCGGGAGACGGCGAGCCGGATCGGAGCCCGTCACACGAGATAACGGTGGGCCTGTGCCGGTGGTGTCACACGAAGGTTCACCGCTCGTTCGCCCGCGTCGACGACGACGCGAGCCCGGATCCGGAAGCGGTCGCCGAGCGCGAGAGCCGCCGGAGCGACGAACTCGGCGAACTGGGCTTCTCTTCGGCCAGCGAGCGCTACGGCGACGAGTGA
- a CDS encoding GMP synthase subunit A, which yields MSEPRIVVIDNHGQFTHLEGRALRDVGVDTEILDNDTDPAEIDADGLVLSGGPSMDRVGRCREYLELGVPVLGICLGLQFIAEELGGRVESGEYGGYADVDVRILDDEDPLVGSLAPETRTWASHADEVVEAPDGFAVTADSDVCGVEAMSDTDRDLYGVQWHPEVSHTERGQEVFENFVAICE from the coding sequence ATGAGCGAGCCGCGCATCGTGGTCATCGACAACCACGGACAGTTCACGCACTTGGAGGGCCGGGCGCTTCGCGACGTGGGCGTCGACACCGAGATCCTCGACAACGACACCGACCCCGCCGAGATCGACGCCGACGGGCTCGTCCTCTCGGGCGGCCCGAGCATGGACCGGGTCGGCCGGTGTCGCGAGTATCTCGAACTGGGCGTTCCCGTCCTCGGCATCTGCTTGGGGCTGCAGTTCATCGCGGAAGAGCTGGGTGGGCGCGTCGAGTCGGGCGAGTACGGCGGCTACGCCGACGTGGACGTTCGGATCTTGGACGACGAAGATCCCCTCGTCGGATCGCTTGCTCCCGAAACCCGGACGTGGGCCAGCCACGCCGACGAGGTCGTCGAGGCGCCTGACGGGTTCGCGGTCACCGCCGATAGCGACGTCTGCGGCGTCGAGGCGATGAGCGACACCGACCGCGACCTGTACGGGGTCCAGTGGCACCCTGAGGTGAGCCACACCGAGCGCGGGCAGGAGGTCTTCGAGAACTTCGTCGCGATCTGCGAGTAG